A stretch of DNA from Anaerobacillus isosaccharinicus:
GGAAAAGTACAACAGTCGAAGTTAAGAGATTAGCCTCTAAGTTACTCGCTAATAACATAAAAACCATCGTCTTTGCGAGAAGTAGGGTTCGTGTTGAAATTATTTTGAGTCATCTTCAGGAGTTAGTAGCTAAAGAACTTGGAAAAAAATCAATCAGGGGTTATCGAGGGGGATACTTGCCAAAGCAACGACGGGAAATTGAACATGGGTTACGGAACGGTGACATTAAGGGTGTTGTTAGCACAAATGCCCTTGAGTTAGGTGTTGATATTGGACAACTGCAAGCGTGTGTGATGACAGGATATCCAGGTTCCATTGCTAGTGTTTGGCAGCAAGCAGGGAGAGCAGGACGAAGACATGATGAAGCGCTAATTATCATGGTCGCAAACTCGACGCCAATAGATCAATTTTTAGTTAACCAACCAGAATACTTCTTTGAAGCTACTCCAGAGCATGCCAGAATTAATCCTGATAATCTAATTATTCTAGTTGATCATTTGAAATGTGCTGCCTATGAGCTACCGTTTAAGCAAGGTGATTTGTTTGATGGCGTTGATGTTGAAGATGTACTTCACTTTTTAACAGAAGAGCAAGTATTGCATTACCAACAAAATAAATGGTTTTGGATGAACGATTCCTTTCCTGCTCACAACATTAGTCTACGCTCGGCAGCCCAGGAAAACGTCATCATTATTGATCAAACCGATATTGCCAATGCACAAGTCATTGGTGAAATGGATACATTTAGTGCCATGACGCTACTACATGATGAAGCTCTCTACTTACATGAAGGAACACAGTTTCAAGTAGAAAAATTAGATTGGGAAGAAAAAAAGGCGTTTGTACGTGAAGTTGATGTTGATTATTTCACAGATGCTAATTTAGCTGTTCAACTTAAGGTGTTAGAAGTAGATAAACAAAAGAAACATGCTAGCTGCTCTGTTGAATTTGGTGATGTAACAGTTAATGCGATGGCGACAATCTTTAAGAAAATAAAGCTTTCGACGTTTGAAACGATTGGTTCAGGACCAATCCATTTACCAGAACAAGAGCTCCATACAAATGCAACATGGATTCAATTTGAGGAAAGTGTCCAAGAAGAAATCGGCAAAGAAGCATTAGAAAATGCCCTTATTGGTCTTTCTCATGTGTTACAAGCGGTATCTAGCGTTTATTGTATGTGTGATCGGACCGATCTACGCTCCGTTCCACAAATGAAAGCGATTCATTCAGGGAAACCAACGATTTTTTTATACGACCGCTATCCTGGTGGCGTCGGTTTAAGTGAAGATGTCTATAAACATATTACCGTCATTTTAGAACGAACAAAACAATATATACAAGCGTGTACATGTGAAGAAGGCTGTCCTTCTTGTGTTGGCGTTGGATCGAAGGAAAATACGAAAAAGCTCTCTTTAACATTACTAGAAAAGCTGCTAGAAGTGAGGGAGACTGATGTCATTAAAAAATAAACTATTACGGATGAAAGGGCACATGCAGTTACCCGAAAAACGAGAGCCACATGTTGAAACAAGAACAACTGATGACGGACAAGACTGGTCTAGTATAAGTGGAACACCGTTATTTTTAGATGAGCAATGGACGATATTTCGAGAAGTTCACTATCCCATTGACTATAAATTCGGGGTCCATCGATTTTCAGAATTAAAAGGAGTCATCCAGCTTTGGAATGAAGCAGACCTTAACCATCCCCTAGCGGCAACTGGTATCAAAGAAAACCAATTGGTTTTCTTTGATACAGAAACGACAGGTCTTGGGACCGGAACGGGAAATACAATTTTTTTATTAGGCTACTGTCATATTGAGGACGATGTTGTAAAGGTTAAGCAATTTTTTCTTCCAGGCCCAGCTCATGAAGCGGCAATGTACTATCACTTTTTAGATGATGTGCAGGATTTATCCAATCTTGTTACGTATAACGGAAAAGCTTTCGACTGGCCAGCCGTTCGGACACGACACACGTTAGTAAGGGACAAAGTTGGAAAACTACCGAAGTTTGGTCACGATGATTTGCTTCACGCGTCTAGAAGGCTATGGAAAGACACGCTACCGTCTTGTCGTTTGTCCATCGTTGAGAAAGAGATATTAAGTATTGAAAGAGATGGTGACACACCTGGAAGCTTAGCACCGTTATTGTATTTTGATTATTTACGAGAAAAGGATCCAAAGATCATTGAAGGTGTCCTAAAACATAATGAAATGGACGTTTTATCTTTAATCGTCCTATATATTCACCTATCGAAAAAACTATTAAATAAAGCGTCTACCTCCATGAATGAGATGTATGAAGTTGCGCGCTGGTTTGAAAAAGAGAAAGAAATGACAAGAGCAACTCTCCTTTATGAACAAGTGACTAAAAGTCAGTCTCCAAGACAAAATGATGCACTCTTAGCTCTCGGTTTGATTTTTAAAAAAGAAAAAAAACTAGAGGAAGCAGTGGATTGTTTTTTGCAGTTAGCAGACAAAGAATCAGGGCCTTCTGTAAGAGCATGTATTGAGCTAGCAAAACTTTACGAGCATCAATTTAAAGATATCGAAAAGGCTTTCTTTTATACTGAGCTTGCTTATCATCGACAAAAGCACATTAGCAGGCTTTTAAAGGAAAGAAAGCTACTTCAGGAGTTAAAACTGAGAAGTGAGCGATTAAATAATAAGCGGTAAATTCATCATTCTTTCATACACCTTTTAAAGGTGGGAAAGATAATGTTGATTTTACCGCTTCTTCTTTCTTCTCATTTTTTCGAAAATTCGCTATAGTAGAAGAGGTAAGGATGGTGTAAAAAGTGATAAAAGAAAAACAACAGTCAACCGTTCAGGGAATCATTCCCTTTACAACAGAAGAACAACAGCGTTTAGAAATGCTTCGTGACAAAAAAAGTGCAGGAATATTTGAAGTTGCTTTTTGTGGACACTTTTCTGCGGGGAAATCAACAATCTTGAATACGTTATTAGGGGCAGAGGTTCTTCCTACAAGCCCAATACCTACAAGTGCGAATATTATTGAGATCAAAAATGGCGAGCAAGGCTTAACAGTTCATTCTAAGAAAGAAGCACCAAAAGTCTGGCATGGGGAAATTCCTTGGAATAAAGTTCGCGAATGGGGAATGAACGGTGGTGACATTTCAAAAATGACCATTACAGCACCACTTCAATTCCTTGGTGACCATAGTTGTATTCTAGATACGCCCGGAGTTGACTCTACTGACGAATCGCATGAAGCTGTAACGGTGGAGCAGCTTTATACAACCGATGCAATTCTATACGTCATGGATTATAATCATGTCCAATCAGAAACAAACCTCTATTTTTTAAAGCAATTATCTCTGGAAAAGAAGCTCATCTATATTGTTATTAACCAAGTTGACAAACATAACGAAGCTGAAATTCCATTTTCAATGTTTAAAAAATCTGTTGAAGACGTTTTCCGTAGTTGGGAAATTAAGTATATGGGAATGTACTTCACTTCAATGAAAAACCAAAACCACCCATTAAATCAGTTTTCGCTTTTAGAAAGTGAGTTAAAAGGATTGTTGTTTCAAAGTAAGAAATTAACGGAAGGATCACAACTTCGATTAGAGCATGGTTTCTACCATGCAGTCGAAAGTCGCCTTCAGGAGGAAAAGCAAGAGGCAATCCTAGAGGTAATTTCCAAAATGAAAGAAAAAGGCTATGACTTAGACCAATTAGCTGAGGAACAACAGCTAACACAACAACTACTTTCTTTGAACAAGTACGATGAAGAGCTTTGGGGTCAATTTGACAGTGAGCTTGGAAAATTGTTTAAAAACGTCACTTTATTCCCAGCAACGACGACCGATAAAGCTCGGGATTGGATTGATAGTTTGCAGCCTGGCTTTAGAGTAGGCCTTCTTTTTACAAAAAAGAAAACTGAAGAAGAACAAGAAAGACGTTTAGAAAAGCTCTTGATCGAACTTCAAGAAAAGGTAAAATCTCAGTTACTATTTCATGTTCAAAGCTTTTTTCAAAAAGTCGATCGAACAAAGTTATCCAATATTGAAGCTTTTGAGGAAGGGTACAGCAACTTGCCGTTTCAGATTACGAAAGAGTTTCTAAAGAAACGTGTCTTAACAGAACACTCTAATCGTGAATATGTGTTTACGTTTACTGGTGAAATTACAAGTGAAATCGTAAAGGAACTAAAAAATCGAGCAAAATCTCTAGTACAAATTCAAATTTCTGGGCTTGAGCAATTCGTCCAAAGGGAAATAGAACAATTACAACAACAACTAGCAAAATTCAAGGAAATTCAAAACTATAGTCAGAAGATGGATGAGATTAAGACTAGATATCTTATATTCATAGAAAGTGTTCAAGAGAAATTGAAACAGTTCCCAGCAGATCGTCACTTCAATGAGCAAATTGTTAAAGCGATGCAAGGTGAGTATCCAAAAGAACAGGGGAGTACGTTTACTAACATTGTTTTTGAAAATGAAAGTGTTATTGAAGCTGACGCTCTTTTGGAGCATCAAGTTAGTCCAATTAGCTTTTCTGAGGAAGATACGACACGCTGGTTAGCAAATGTAAAAAAAGCGTTACTAAATCATCAAAAGACGACAGTTTTAGCAGGAGAGCGAAATCATTTGCTCGAACGAATAGAGCGCTATGAAAAGCAAACGTTCATTATCTCTTTATTTGGAGCCTTTAGTGCCGGAAAATCAAGCTTTGCTAATGCGCTATTAGGAGACAATGTTTTACCTGTATCGCCTAATCCAACAACGGCAACGGTTAGTACAATTCAAAAGGCTACAACCCAATTCCCGCATGGAACAGTTGTTGTTACTTTGAAGTCTAGACAAAGCTTGGACAAAGAAATAGTAGCCGTTGCAAAAGAGTTAGATGCAAAGCTTACGCTAGACAATATTGAAGCTTGGAAGCCTAATATGAAAGAATATGTTTCAAGCTGGCAAAAAACTTATGCAGAGTATTTGTTAACAATTAAAAATAGTTTAGGTGAGAGTGAATGGAAATTAGGAACTGACCTTATAGTGACACTTGACGATTTACAAGGATTAGTTGCAGATGAAAGTAAAGCGTGTTTAATTGAGGAAGTTCATATTTACTACGACGCACCGATTACGAAAAAAGGAATTGTCTTAGTTGATACACCAGGAGTGAATTCTATCCATGGTCGTCATACAAATGTTGCATTCCAACAAATGCGTTCTTCAGACGCAATATTTTATTTAACCTATTATAATCATGCGTTTTCGAAGGCTGATCAATACTTTTTACAGCAAATGGCCAAAGTAAATGAAAGCTTTCAACATGATAAATTATATTTTGTTATTAATGCTGCCGATTTAGCTGGTAGCCTAGGCGAGTTAAACGGTGTCCGCAAACATGTTCATGATCAACTTGTGAGAAACGGGATTGCCACGCCACGCCTCTACCATTTATCTAGTAAAGAAGGGTTGATTAGTAAAAAGCAAAGTTCAAATATAGAAACTAGCTTTTCTAAGTTTGAGCGGGCTTTTTACGATTATACGGTTTTAGAATTAAAGCAACTCAGCTTGAATATGATAACCACGGAACTAAGGCAATTTATAAATAAAGCAAACGACAGCATAGCATTCATGAAGGAAGAAACGGCGACGAAGGTGAAAAAGCACGAAGAATTAAAGTTAATCGTTGAAGCTCTAGTTCAGAAAGTTGAGGAGGCAGTGTTTACCTACGCCCTTCGAGATGTGACTCATGAATTTGAGCAGTTAGTTCTTTATTTACGAGAGCGGATGCGCTTTGTGCTTAATGATTACTTCATTAGTGCGATCAATGTGTCGGTGATTACTGGCAATAGCAAAAAGGAACTACAAGAACAATTAGTCGCGCAAATAAAAGAATGGCGTGGCTTAGGGGAATATTTCTTAAAGCAAGAATTTGAGGCCACTGTTATTCGAATGGAAGAAGCTATTAAAGAACGGGCGAAAAAATGGATGATCGATGAGGGTGTCTTAATACAAAAACAACTTCCGTTTTTATATGTTGATCATGAAGTTGAAATAGAACCTCTTGATGTTGTTCTCCATGATTTGCACATAACGATTGAAACGAATAATTATTTACCTTTTATTAAATCGAAAAAAGACTTTTTCGAACATGGTATGGTAAAGAACCTAAAAGAAGTACTTGTAGCAGATGGTACAGAAAAAGCGAGTATTGTTATTGACAAGTCTACGCAACGTTATAAACAAGCTTTCGAAGATCATTTTCTACTATTAGAGAACACTTTGAAGGATCGCTTAAAGGATGCAATACACCATGAACTAAGTCGTTTTGAAGCGTTATTTGATCAAAAAGAACAAGCTTCGTTGCAAGAGGAATATGAGAATTTACGAAAGTATTTGCTTTAAAATCTTTGGCAGTGAGGATGAATCATTTTGAATAAAGTAGACCACAAAAAACTTCGGGATACACCGCCTTTTGATATTTTAACAAGAGAAGAGTTTGATGGGATTACGAAAGAAGCAGAGCTACTTCTGTTTAAAAAAAATGAATTTTTGTTTCATGAAGACGAAGAGGAAATTGAACTTTATTTTTTAATAGCAGGTTCCGCCAAAAACATTCTCCATAAAACGAGTGGAGAACAGTTTTCGGTGCGCTATTATTATCCTGGGGATTTAATTGGCTTGATGATTATGTTAGCTGGTGGGCAAATGACGTTTTCGGTTCAAGCAATCCAGGACTGTGAAGTATTTCTCTTAAAAAAAGCAGCATTGTTGCAAGTGATGGCAAAAAATGAAGCCTTTTCAGAGATTGTTCTTGAAGGTATTGGCGATCGGATGAAAACTCTATACGATGAGATTAAGCGTGAACATAACGGGGAGGAAACGGAGAACATCCCGCTATTACGGACGAGAATCGATAGAATTATGAGTAAAGCGACATTTATTTCTCCTAACGACACGATTATACAAGCAGCTAGACGGCTTCGCTCGCAAACGAATGTAGGCTTAGTAGTCGTTGATGAAGAAAATCGGTTACTAGGAACAGTGACACAACGGGATTTGTTACACGCAATTGTATTAAATGACACGAATAAGCTTGTAAGAGACATTATGAATAAGAAGCCATATAGGGCCCCAGTAGATTCGTTTTCTTACGATGTCTTGTCCTACTTTAAAGATGACCACGTTGATTTTATCCCTGTTGTCAAACAAGACAAAGTCGTTGGGGCCTTAACTGCAGAATCGTTTCTACAACTTCAAGCTTCAAATTATGTTAGTTTGTCGCATGGGATCCATCATGCGCCATCATTAGACCTTGTAGCTAAATATGCAGCAGTCAATAACCGTTTGTTTATCGATTTTGTTGAGCAATTACTATCTGAAAATACGTATGCTTATGACGTTTGTGAATTAATTTCCAACTACAATGATAAAGTTCACCGACAAGTAATAAAAATGGCCTTAAAAGAAATGAAAGAAGAAGGTTTTGGTACACCACCAATTAATTACTGCTTTATTGTGATGGGAAGTCAAGGGAGAAAAGAACAGGCGTTTAGTACTGACCAAGACAACGGCCTAATCCTTGATAATTATGAGCACCTCCCAAATAAGGACGAAATTGAAACTTATTTCAAAACTTTTGCTTACAAAATTAATCATGGTCTCGTTGCTTGCGGTTTCCCCCTATGTACAGGGGAGGTTATGGCAAAAGAAGCAAAATGGCGCCGTTCTCTAAATAATTGGATTGTAGAAGTAGAGCGTTGGGTCAAGGAAACAGATTCAGAGGAAATTAGAGATTTTACTATTTTTATTGATTACCGGCCAATTTTCGGCGATTTTTCTTTAGCAAGAAACCTTCGGGAAGCAACGACAGCTACAGTTACAAAAGGAAAAATGCTTCACTTACTGTTAATGAAGGATACAATTAGATTTCGTGTACCTTTAAATCCTTTTGGGATGATAACGACATCAGGAAAAGAACATTCAATTAACTTAAAAAAAGCAGCAATTATGCAAATTGTGAATGGGGTCCGGATATTTTCGATCAAGAACGGAATTCACGAAGAGAACACAATAAAACGACTTAATTTATTGAAAGAGATGGAAGTGTTTCACCCTCGTGATGTGACAAATGCCCAAACCGTACTTCACATTCTGATGAGAATGAGGCTTTTAAATAATATTGGTCAGTTGCGAAATAATCTGAATTTATCAAATGAGCTCTCATTAGATTTTGTTGATAAAGAGGAAAAAAAGAAGCTGAAAGAAGCTTTGAGTATCGCTAAGCGCCTTCAGCAAATGAGCGAGCTAAGCTTCGGAAGGAAACGAGGGATTTAATTGGAACCAGTCCCATCACTACGAATAATTAAATATGTTCTGTACGATCATTTTTCTATGAAGCGAAAGCAACAAAAACATGTAAGTAAAGAGCTTCAAAATGAAATATTAAATGAAATGCTTTCAATGAAGACGACTCTTTCACTTAAACAGAGCTTCAATGAAACAACTTTTACAGTTTTTGATTTAGAAACTACTGGTTTTTTTCCGAAACTAGGTGATGAAATTGTTTCAATCGGTGCAATTAAGTTAAATGTAAATGAAATCAAGTTTCCTGAGCACTTCTATGAAGTAGTCTCACCGATTGGTGAAGTTCCTGAATATATTTATTCCCTTACTGGACTAGCAAAAGAACAGGTTGAGAATGGCTGTTCGTTTCAAGAAGCATTCTTAAAGTTCTTACAGTTCAGTAAAGAGACCGTTTTAGTCGCTCATCCGGCTTCTTTCGATGTCCATTTTTTACAAGTGATGGCAAAACGGTGGGGTTTACCTAAGTATAACCCGTTATTCATAGATTCTTACTTTCTTGCGAATTTCTTGCAACCGAAACTGAATAACAAACTTGACAGATTGGTCTCATATTTTGAAATTGATCAAAAAGAACGACATCATGCTCTTAATGATGCCCAAATGACAGCAGAAGTGTTTACTAAGCTATTAGAGATGTTAGAAGAAAAAGATGTTCTTAATTTTGAGGATTATTTAAAAATTAGAGGCAAGAAAAAAGGGAAACTTGTTGTTGTTTAAAGAAAGGAGGCAGACTAATCATAAGTCTGCCTCCTTTCTCTATTAATCGGCTGGTCTTGTGCCAGGTTCTAAATTAGAGTTTGTTTTTGTCATTACAGCCTTAACCGTAGCGTCACCACTCACTCGAACTTGACAGGACAAGCGAATATGATCATCATTAAAACCCTTTGCAGCTAATGTTTGTTGCTCACTTTCTGATTTTGGACCAAAATCTCCTTCAATAACCTCAACTCTACAGCTTGTGCATTTGGAATTTCCGCCACAGCGATGTAAAATATCGACACCGTTATCCTCTAAAACATTCACTAGCTTTTTGCCATCTTCTCCTTCAAAAGAGTGATAGTCAATAACATTAATAGTTGGCACCTGCCATTCCACCTTTCGTATCTCTTCAACAACCTACTTTACCCATCTATTTATGGAAATAAACAAGGAATATATTTCCTGGGTAAGCGCAAAAACAGTGTTAATTCGGGGTTTTCTGCCTGTTTTCCGGAAAATAAAGCCTTAAATTGTAGAAAATTGTTAGAAAAGTCTGGAGTTACGACAATTCTTTTGAAATAAGCAATAATTTCCTATTGTCATTGTATCATTTTCTAAATAAAATATACGTTGGATAATTTATTTTTAATGATTCTTAATGGAGAGATGATAATGGCCTTATATATATTAATTATGTTTTTCGTTATGATTGGCGTTACGATATTTGTGATGAGCGGAATTTCTTAACGATACAGACCAAAATAGGTGAATACACTAGTACATTTGCGTCTCCTTTTACATAGGTTGTTATTGTACCAATAAAAAAAGGAGGAATTTAAAAATGTTCTTTCCAGGACGCAGACCAGCAGTACAATCACAAGTTTTACCACCACGTGTTCATCCAACGCAACAAAATGTAGTTTATAATTGCTGTGAATATATAGTGCCAGAGGTGCACCCTGCTCATACAACAGTAGTGAACAAACACCTTTACAAGCACTATCATAACTTCCCGCAAACTGTATCACAAGTTGATCAGGTTGCTAACCAGCAATTTATGTGCCCTCCAGGACCTCCGATGCCTGTACCAGGGCCAGGAGTAGGGCCAGCAGGGTTTGGAGCACCGGGTGTTGGCGGACCAGGGTTCGCAGGCGCAGCAGCACCACGTCGTCGTTTCTTTTAATTAGAAATAGTAGCAATACACTTACAGGGTATGGCATAATTTAGATGCGTACCCTATTTTTATTCCATCAAAATTAATTAATCGTTTGATTAATTTAGTAAGTAGGTGTTTCATATCGTAAAAATATTGGCGGTTACTGGTTATAAATCCCATGAATTAGGGATTTTTGATGAAAAGCATGTCGGTATTAAATACATAAAGAATGTTTTAGAGAAAAGAATAATTTCTTTTATTGAAGATGGGTTGGAATGGGTTATAATCTCCGGCCAATTGGGTGTTGAATTATGGTGTGCTGAAGTTGTTCTTGGCTTAAAAAAGCAATACCCCCAACTAAGGCTTGCTGTATTAACACCTTTTTATAACCAAGAAAGTAATTGGAATGAACTTCGAAAAGAACAATATGGTCGTGTTTTACAACAAGCGGATTATGTCGATAGTATTACAAAGAGAGATTATGAAAATCCGAGCCAATTGAAATTGAAAAATCAATTCATTGTCGAGAAAAGTGACGGACTTTTAGTTATTTATGATGATGACAAACCAGGTTCGCCAAGTTATTATTTATCTTATGCGAAGCAAAGGTGTGAAGGTTCTAACTATCAGATCTTTTATATTTTTCCTGATGAAATTGAACAAGCCTATCAAGATGAGATCTCTCATTGGTAAAACTTAATTGACAACTTGATTTTGTTTTGAAAAAATATAGAAAATGAAGAAAGTTTATTTTACCTAAATCACCAATTCGTGAAGAAGAAAAATTCGAAACCAATTTAATTTTATTATAGAGGTGAATGAGCATGGTTGAAAAAAAAATTGCACAACTAACACCAAAGGAAATATTAGAAAAAGAATTTAAAACTAGCTTAAAAGGTTATAACCAAGATGAGGTTGATAAATTTTTAGATACTGTGATAAAAGACTATGAGTTATTCCAAAAGAGAATTGACGTATTAGAAAATGAAAATGCTAAGCTTAAGCTAGATGCAGATAAACTAGCACAACAACAAACTCGCCAAGTACCTCCAGCAGGAAATACAAATTACGATATCTTAAAAAGATTATCGAATTTAGAGAAACATGTTTTCGGAAATAAACTTTTTGACTAAGGAGTTTTTCAGTTGATCGAAGTATATATTGACGGGGCTAGCACTGGTAACCCAGGTCAGGCTGGTGCTGGAATTTTTATTAAAGAGAATGGAAAAGTAGATCATTTCTCATTTCCACTAGGAGAGATGACAAGTCACGAAGCTGAATTTTACGCTTTAATTAAAGCGCTTGAGATTTGTTCTGAAAGAGGATATGCTGTTGTTTCATTTCGAACAGATTCGAAGATTGTTGAAGATACTGTAGAAAAACGTTATGCAAAGCGTGAGCCATATAAATCTTTAATGAATAAAGCCCTCCCATACATAGACAACTTTGACTTATTTTTTATTAAGTGGATTCCCGGGAAAAATAATGCAACTGCAGATCACTTAGCTAAGAAAGCCATACAAATGAACCGGAAATAATTACAAGTTGGCATTTAATTAAAACAATGCTATACTTAGTTTTGTCGTCTTTACGACAGCCATTAAGCGTTCAGGTAATTGCTGCATCTTCGGATGTTGAGGAAAGTCCATGCTCGCACGGTCTGCGATGACCGTAGTGTTCGTGCCTAGCGAAGTCATAAGCTAGGGTAGTTTGGTTTCGACTGAGCTAACGGCAGGGAACGCACCTAAGTCTTTATAGATATGGTGTTAATACCTTGAAAGTGCCACAGTGACGGAGTCTAGCCGGAAACGGATAGAGTGGAACGAGGTAAACCCCACGAGCGAGAAACCCAAATTTGGTAGGGGAACCTTCTTTAGGGAATTGAACCGAGAGAAGGACAAGAAGCATTGCTTCTTGTAGATAGATGATTACCACCGGAGTACGAGGTCAATAGCCGTTTGCA
This window harbors:
- a CDS encoding DEAD/DEAH box helicase is translated as MLKKLSLQKFIEELKVDENVVHWHELKGQEAKTSLFSASLDQRIITALKTKGINELYTHQATAYELARQGKSFTAITPTASGKTLCYNLPVLQQICEDPTSRALYIFPTKALAQDQRSELNEVINAIGADIKGFTYDGDTAPNIRQVVRKAGHIVITNPDMLHSAILPHHTKWVSLFENLKYVVIDELHTYRGVFGSHVANVIRRLKRICAYYGSDPIFICTSATIANPKELSETLTGKKMTVINNNGAPRGKKHFVFYNPPIVNKPLQIRKSTTVEVKRLASKLLANNIKTIVFARSRVRVEIILSHLQELVAKELGKKSIRGYRGGYLPKQRREIEHGLRNGDIKGVVSTNALELGVDIGQLQACVMTGYPGSIASVWQQAGRAGRRHDEALIIMVANSTPIDQFLVNQPEYFFEATPEHARINPDNLIILVDHLKCAAYELPFKQGDLFDGVDVEDVLHFLTEEQVLHYQQNKWFWMNDSFPAHNISLRSAAQENVIIIDQTDIANAQVIGEMDTFSAMTLLHDEALYLHEGTQFQVEKLDWEEKKAFVREVDVDYFTDANLAVQLKVLEVDKQKKHASCSVEFGDVTVNAMATIFKKIKLSTFETIGSGPIHLPEQELHTNATWIQFEESVQEEIGKEALENALIGLSHVLQAVSSVYCMCDRTDLRSVPQMKAIHSGKPTIFLYDRYPGGVGLSEDVYKHITVILERTKQYIQACTCEEGCPSCVGVGSKENTKKLSLTLLEKLLEVRETDVIKK
- a CDS encoding ribonuclease H-like domain-containing protein; its protein translation is MSLKNKLLRMKGHMQLPEKREPHVETRTTDDGQDWSSISGTPLFLDEQWTIFREVHYPIDYKFGVHRFSELKGVIQLWNEADLNHPLAATGIKENQLVFFDTETTGLGTGTGNTIFLLGYCHIEDDVVKVKQFFLPGPAHEAAMYYHFLDDVQDLSNLVTYNGKAFDWPAVRTRHTLVRDKVGKLPKFGHDDLLHASRRLWKDTLPSCRLSIVEKEILSIERDGDTPGSLAPLLYFDYLREKDPKIIEGVLKHNEMDVLSLIVLYIHLSKKLLNKASTSMNEMYEVARWFEKEKEMTRATLLYEQVTKSQSPRQNDALLALGLIFKKEKKLEEAVDCFLQLADKESGPSVRACIELAKLYEHQFKDIEKAFFYTELAYHRQKHISRLLKERKLLQELKLRSERLNNKR
- a CDS encoding dynamin family protein encodes the protein MIKEKQQSTVQGIIPFTTEEQQRLEMLRDKKSAGIFEVAFCGHFSAGKSTILNTLLGAEVLPTSPIPTSANIIEIKNGEQGLTVHSKKEAPKVWHGEIPWNKVREWGMNGGDISKMTITAPLQFLGDHSCILDTPGVDSTDESHEAVTVEQLYTTDAILYVMDYNHVQSETNLYFLKQLSLEKKLIYIVINQVDKHNEAEIPFSMFKKSVEDVFRSWEIKYMGMYFTSMKNQNHPLNQFSLLESELKGLLFQSKKLTEGSQLRLEHGFYHAVESRLQEEKQEAILEVISKMKEKGYDLDQLAEEQQLTQQLLSLNKYDEELWGQFDSELGKLFKNVTLFPATTTDKARDWIDSLQPGFRVGLLFTKKKTEEEQERRLEKLLIELQEKVKSQLLFHVQSFFQKVDRTKLSNIEAFEEGYSNLPFQITKEFLKKRVLTEHSNREYVFTFTGEITSEIVKELKNRAKSLVQIQISGLEQFVQREIEQLQQQLAKFKEIQNYSQKMDEIKTRYLIFIESVQEKLKQFPADRHFNEQIVKAMQGEYPKEQGSTFTNIVFENESVIEADALLEHQVSPISFSEEDTTRWLANVKKALLNHQKTTVLAGERNHLLERIERYEKQTFIISLFGAFSAGKSSFANALLGDNVLPVSPNPTTATVSTIQKATTQFPHGTVVVTLKSRQSLDKEIVAVAKELDAKLTLDNIEAWKPNMKEYVSSWQKTYAEYLLTIKNSLGESEWKLGTDLIVTLDDLQGLVADESKACLIEEVHIYYDAPITKKGIVLVDTPGVNSIHGRHTNVAFQQMRSSDAIFYLTYYNHAFSKADQYFLQQMAKVNESFQHDKLYFVINAADLAGSLGELNGVRKHVHDQLVRNGIATPRLYHLSSKEGLISKKQSSNIETSFSKFERAFYDYTVLELKQLSLNMITTELRQFINKANDSIAFMKEETATKVKKHEELKLIVEALVQKVEEAVFTYALRDVTHEFEQLVLYLRERMRFVLNDYFISAINVSVITGNSKKELQEQLVAQIKEWRGLGEYFLKQEFEATVIRMEEAIKERAKKWMIDEGVLIQKQLPFLYVDHEVEIEPLDVVLHDLHITIETNNYLPFIKSKKDFFEHGMVKNLKEVLVADGTEKASIVIDKSTQRYKQAFEDHFLLLENTLKDRLKDAIHHELSRFEALFDQKEQASLQEEYENLRKYLL
- a CDS encoding DUF294 nucleotidyltransferase-like domain-containing protein, producing MNKVDHKKLRDTPPFDILTREEFDGITKEAELLLFKKNEFLFHEDEEEIELYFLIAGSAKNILHKTSGEQFSVRYYYPGDLIGLMIMLAGGQMTFSVQAIQDCEVFLLKKAALLQVMAKNEAFSEIVLEGIGDRMKTLYDEIKREHNGEETENIPLLRTRIDRIMSKATFISPNDTIIQAARRLRSQTNVGLVVVDEENRLLGTVTQRDLLHAIVLNDTNKLVRDIMNKKPYRAPVDSFSYDVLSYFKDDHVDFIPVVKQDKVVGALTAESFLQLQASNYVSLSHGIHHAPSLDLVAKYAAVNNRLFIDFVEQLLSENTYAYDVCELISNYNDKVHRQVIKMALKEMKEEGFGTPPINYCFIVMGSQGRKEQAFSTDQDNGLILDNYEHLPNKDEIETYFKTFAYKINHGLVACGFPLCTGEVMAKEAKWRRSLNNWIVEVERWVKETDSEEIRDFTIFIDYRPIFGDFSLARNLREATTATVTKGKMLHLLLMKDTIRFRVPLNPFGMITTSGKEHSINLKKAAIMQIVNGVRIFSIKNGIHEENTIKRLNLLKEMEVFHPRDVTNAQTVLHILMRMRLLNNIGQLRNNLNLSNELSLDFVDKEEKKKLKEALSIAKRLQQMSELSFGRKRGI
- a CDS encoding PolC-type DNA polymerase III, with product MEPVPSLRIIKYVLYDHFSMKRKQQKHVSKELQNEILNEMLSMKTTLSLKQSFNETTFTVFDLETTGFFPKLGDEIVSIGAIKLNVNEIKFPEHFYEVVSPIGEVPEYIYSLTGLAKEQVENGCSFQEAFLKFLQFSKETVLVAHPASFDVHFLQVMAKRWGLPKYNPLFIDSYFLANFLQPKLNNKLDRLVSYFEIDQKERHHALNDAQMTAEVFTKLLEMLEEKDVLNFEDYLKIRGKKKGKLVVV
- a CDS encoding 2Fe-2S iron-sulfur cluster-binding protein, whose product is MPTINVIDYHSFEGEDGKKLVNVLEDNGVDILHRCGGNSKCTSCRVEVIEGDFGPKSESEQQTLAAKGFNDDHIRLSCQVRVSGDATVKAVMTKTNSNLEPGTRPAD
- a CDS encoding spore coat protein: MFFPGRRPAVQSQVLPPRVHPTQQNVVYNCCEYIVPEVHPAHTTVVNKHLYKHYHNFPQTVSQVDQVANQQFMCPPGPPMPVPGPGVGPAGFGAPGVGGPGFAGAAAPRRRFF